Proteins from a single region of Streptomyces sp. Tu 3180:
- a CDS encoding PH domain-containing protein produces MSDASRGGPPALPVTFRPGRTRAVLLTAAAAIFVVITLVALLLEQLGPGERISFVFTAALLAGVLYLLARPKVVADEAGVTVVNITSRRRLEWAEILQVNLRPGDPWVFLDLSDGTSLPTLGIQPGIAKQHAIADARALRALVEARSTAGPESPRG; encoded by the coding sequence ATGTCGGACGCCAGCCGGGGCGGGCCGCCCGCCCTGCCCGTCACCTTCCGGCCGGGGCGCACCCGTGCGGTGCTGCTCACGGCCGCCGCCGCGATCTTCGTGGTCATCACCCTGGTGGCCCTGCTGCTGGAGCAGCTCGGCCCGGGCGAGCGGATCAGCTTCGTGTTCACCGCCGCCCTGCTGGCCGGCGTGCTGTACCTGCTGGCCCGGCCGAAGGTCGTCGCCGACGAGGCGGGCGTCACCGTCGTCAACATCACGAGCAGGCGCCGCCTGGAATGGGCGGAGATCCTTCAGGTGAATCTCCGGCCGGGTGATCCGTGGGTCTTCCTCGACCTCAGCGACGGCACCAGCCTGCCCACGCTCGGCATCCAGCCGGGCATCGCCAAGCAGCACGCCATCGCCGACGCGCGGGCCCTGCGGGCGCTCGTCGAGGCCCGCTCCACGGCCGGCCCCGAGTCGCCCCGGGGCTGA